One part of the Deltaproteobacteria bacterium genome encodes these proteins:
- the bioD gene encoding dethiobiotin synthase, translating to MHAILVTGIGTEVGKTHLGVGLIRALEGLLPAPLTVGAMKPLESGCRPGPEGGLVPADATALWEATGRLDPLERVCPYRFGPPVSPAVAAEWAGLTPELSVLDAAFEALRARHALLLVEGAGGLLSPLIGSLTSADLAARWGLSVLVVVPNTLGCLNAASLTLEVLAGRGLPCLGVVFNRPPGLPSPEEDPSVRDNPGRLAALTGARILGEVGSEPELELPRLARSLLAVLDAPTGA from the coding sequence ATGCACGCGATCCTCGTCACCGGCATCGGCACCGAGGTGGGCAAGACCCACCTGGGCGTGGGGCTGATCCGCGCCCTCGAGGGGCTGCTGCCGGCACCCCTCACGGTGGGGGCGATGAAGCCCCTCGAGAGCGGCTGCCGCCCGGGGCCCGAGGGTGGCCTCGTCCCGGCCGACGCGACCGCCCTGTGGGAGGCCACCGGGCGCCTCGATCCCCTGGAGCGGGTCTGCCCCTACCGCTTCGGCCCGCCGGTCAGCCCCGCGGTGGCCGCCGAGTGGGCCGGCCTCACCCCCGAGCTCTCGGTCCTCGACGCCGCCTTCGAGGCCCTCCGGGCCCGCCACGCGCTGCTCCTGGTGGAGGGCGCCGGGGGCCTCCTCTCACCCCTGATCGGCTCCCTGACCTCCGCGGATCTGGCGGCCCGCTGGGGGCTCTCGGTGCTGGTGGTGGTGCCCAACACCCTGGGCTGCCTCAACGCCGCGAGCCTCACCCTGGAGGTGCTCGCGGGCCGAGGCCTCCCCTGCCTCGGCGTGGTCTTCAACCGGCCCCCCGGCCTGCCCTCCCCGGAGGAGGACCCCTCGGTGCGCGACAACCCCGGCCGGCTGGCCGCGCTCACCGGCGCGAGGATCCTGGGAGAGGTGGGGAGCGAGCCCGAGCTCGAGCTGCCGCGCCTGGCCCGATCCCTGCTCGCGGTCCTGGACGCCCCGACCGGCGCCTGA
- a CDS encoding PEGA domain-containing protein, with protein sequence MSNLSRYLLAAALPVLALGVLPTQAAKGPRKAQAFLIPFNSDSAAMTTRIGGLVEKSLKLEKDLEVVDLNEVLGAPPPTSLEAARKKAQELLGAGKQAYADVNFEKAEEKLKAAIEICRENAAWMPRIPEYTEALAYLAGSYVLEGETQEGQKILKELLLFKPDFRVDPEKLDPSLQNIVEQVRERIQSGSVGSISVYSNPPGARIFIDEKEMGFTPASLDRIPTGMHVLRLEALGTFPYGEVVEIIPTEDKVVRANLEPTEEYKKLAIVVREVGKEITAGKVGAGMHKLGSFVGLDWAFYGIVTQTYGEVTLELWIVSISGQTRIASRRTNFPDSEFALDKNVESFVKDLLKDARKRAVHVAESDDPLERRSGEDEWGEGAKKGKKKRTLDVSEADVTSGRGGSDDPLEGMDGMDDW encoded by the coding sequence ATGAGCAACCTCTCTCGGTACCTGCTCGCCGCCGCCTTGCCGGTGCTCGCCCTCGGCGTGCTGCCCACGCAGGCGGCCAAGGGTCCCCGCAAGGCCCAGGCGTTCCTGATTCCCTTCAACTCCGACTCCGCGGCCATGACGACCCGGATCGGGGGGCTCGTCGAGAAGTCCCTGAAGCTGGAGAAGGACCTCGAGGTCGTGGACCTGAACGAGGTTCTCGGCGCCCCGCCGCCGACGAGCCTGGAGGCCGCGCGCAAGAAGGCCCAGGAGCTCCTCGGCGCCGGCAAGCAGGCCTACGCCGACGTGAACTTCGAGAAGGCCGAGGAGAAGCTGAAGGCCGCCATCGAGATCTGCCGGGAGAACGCCGCGTGGATGCCTCGGATCCCCGAGTACACCGAGGCCCTGGCCTACCTCGCCGGCTCCTACGTGCTCGAGGGCGAGACCCAGGAGGGCCAGAAGATCCTCAAGGAGCTGCTGCTCTTCAAGCCCGACTTCCGCGTCGATCCCGAGAAGCTCGATCCCTCTCTCCAGAACATCGTCGAGCAGGTCCGCGAGCGCATCCAGAGCGGCTCGGTCGGCTCGATCTCGGTCTACAGCAACCCCCCGGGCGCCCGGATCTTCATCGACGAGAAGGAGATGGGCTTCACCCCGGCGAGCCTCGACCGCATCCCGACGGGCATGCACGTCCTCCGGCTGGAGGCCCTCGGCACCTTCCCCTACGGCGAGGTGGTCGAGATCATCCCCACCGAGGACAAGGTGGTCCGGGCCAACCTCGAGCCCACCGAGGAGTACAAGAAGCTCGCCATCGTCGTGCGCGAGGTCGGCAAGGAGATCACGGCCGGCAAGGTCGGCGCGGGCATGCACAAGCTCGGCTCCTTCGTCGGGCTCGACTGGGCCTTCTACGGCATCGTCACCCAGACCTACGGCGAGGTCACCCTCGAGCTCTGGATCGTCTCCATCAGCGGGCAGACCCGCATCGCCTCGCGCCGCACCAACTTCCCCGACTCCGAGTTCGCGCTCGACAAGAACGTCGAGTCCTTCGTGAAGGACCTGCTCAAGGACGCCCGGAAGCGAGCAGTGCACGTGGCCGAGTCGGACGATCCCCTCGAGCGCCGCAGCGGCGAGGACGAGTGGGGCGAGGGCGCGAAGAAGGGGAAGAAGAAGCGCACCCTGGACGTGAGCGAGGCGGACGTCACCTCGGGCCGGGGCGGCAGCGACGACCCCCTCGAGGGCATGGACGGGATGGACGACTGGTAG
- a CDS encoding PspA/IM30 family protein: protein MWPRIRRVFRSFAGFFISVAEDPELILEQNIRDLEEQVPKLNESIAMVRANVTLLEKENAKYRAEHAELKSKMMAAIQAGRDDIAATYAIQLEQVKKALARNDGQLEAARAAYEKALAVKKTFMREKDRRTREALEAIRAHKRAQWQSKVADALEGFDLRGVDSTHDEMIRRIEEKTALNEARMEVALESSEHAHLQIEESAERIRAEELVKQMKLEMGLAEDDRTLEGGTAGALGPARTETEATTESTESVTESAEEAAAPQKTVGQTEAGEG from the coding sequence ATGTGGCCACGCATCAGGCGGGTGTTCCGCTCCTTCGCGGGTTTCTTCATCTCGGTCGCCGAGGATCCCGAGCTGATCCTCGAGCAGAACATCCGGGATCTCGAGGAGCAGGTGCCCAAGCTCAACGAGTCCATCGCCATGGTGCGGGCGAACGTCACCCTCCTCGAGAAGGAGAACGCCAAGTACCGGGCCGAGCACGCCGAGCTGAAGAGCAAGATGATGGCGGCGATCCAGGCCGGGCGGGACGACATCGCCGCGACCTACGCCATCCAGCTGGAGCAGGTGAAGAAGGCCCTGGCCCGGAACGACGGGCAGCTCGAGGCCGCCCGCGCCGCCTACGAGAAGGCGCTGGCGGTGAAGAAGACCTTCATGCGGGAGAAGGACCGCCGCACCCGCGAGGCCCTCGAGGCCATCCGGGCCCACAAGCGGGCCCAGTGGCAGTCGAAGGTCGCCGACGCCCTCGAGGGCTTCGACCTGCGGGGCGTGGACTCGACCCACGACGAGATGATCCGGCGCATCGAGGAGAAGACGGCCCTGAACGAGGCCCGGATGGAGGTCGCCCTCGAGTCCAGCGAGCACGCGCACCTCCAGATCGAGGAGAGCGCCGAGCGCATCCGGGCCGAGGAGCTGGTCAAGCAGATGAAGCTGGAGATGGGCCTGGCCGAGGACGACCGCACCCTCGAGGGCGGCACCGCCGGCGCCCTGGGGCCGGCCCGGACCGAGACCGAGGCCACCACCGAGTCCACCGAGTCGGTCACCGAGTCCGCCGAGGAGGCCGCCGCGCCCCAGAAGACCGTGGGCCAGACCGAGGCCGGCGAGGGGTGA
- a CDS encoding ABC transporter ATP-binding protein, translating to MIRLSQVSKSYRDGAQERAVLDAVDLEVGSGDYLAILGRSGSGKSTLLNLIGALDSDFQGSASVAGSDLKALDDDGRSRLRAGEIGFVFQSFNLVPAMTALQNVVLGLWFARPDDPDAALRERAREMLAAVGLEAFADRRPDALSGGERQRVAIARALAARPRILLCDEPTGNLDEATGQKILDLFGELHAKGMTLVVATHEARVSERASRVLRLVEGRLEPAEVGEGAR from the coding sequence GTGATCCGTCTCTCCCAGGTCAGCAAGTCCTATCGCGATGGCGCGCAGGAGCGCGCCGTGCTCGACGCGGTGGACCTGGAGGTCGGCAGCGGGGACTACCTGGCCATCCTGGGCCGCAGCGGCTCGGGCAAGAGCACCCTCCTGAACCTCATCGGCGCCCTGGACTCCGACTTCCAGGGCAGCGCCTCGGTCGCCGGCTCCGATCTGAAGGCGCTCGACGACGACGGCCGCAGCCGGCTGCGGGCCGGTGAGATCGGCTTCGTCTTCCAGTCCTTCAACCTGGTCCCGGCGATGACCGCCCTGCAGAACGTGGTGCTGGGCCTCTGGTTCGCCCGCCCGGACGACCCCGACGCCGCCCTGCGCGAGCGTGCCCGCGAGATGCTCGCGGCCGTCGGCCTCGAGGCCTTCGCCGATCGCCGGCCCGACGCGCTCTCCGGAGGCGAGCGGCAGCGGGTGGCCATCGCCCGGGCGCTCGCGGCCCGGCCGCGGATCCTCCTCTGCGACGAGCCCACCGGGAACCTCGACGAGGCCACCGGGCAGAAGATCCTCGATCTCTTCGGGGAGCTGCACGCGAAGGGGATGACCCTGGTCGTGGCGACCCACGAGGCGCGGGTCAGCGAGCGGGCCTCGCGGGTGCTGCGCCTGGTCGAGGGACGCCTCGAGCCGGCCGAGGTGGGAGAGGGCGCCCGATGA
- a CDS encoding cob(I)yrinic acid a,c-diamide adenosyltransferase, with protein MVRIDKVYTRGGDGGETSLVGGRRVRKDDARVEAYGAVDELSSTLGLCRAALAGDEGLSGLEQELAAIQQRLFDLGAELASDRAGGSIDADAVTLLESAMDRMSEELAPLESFILPAGGEVAARLHLARTICRRAERRSIGLLEEGLRPELIQYLNRLSDYLFVAARHASRILGQPETLWTPGG; from the coding sequence ATGGTTCGCATCGACAAGGTCTACACGCGGGGCGGAGACGGGGGAGAGACCAGCCTGGTCGGCGGGCGCCGGGTCCGGAAGGACGACGCCCGGGTGGAGGCCTACGGCGCGGTGGACGAGCTCTCCTCCACCCTGGGCCTCTGCCGGGCCGCCCTGGCCGGCGACGAGGGGCTCTCGGGGCTGGAGCAGGAGCTCGCGGCCATCCAGCAGCGCCTCTTCGACCTCGGCGCGGAGCTCGCCAGCGACCGGGCCGGCGGCAGCATCGACGCCGACGCGGTCACCCTCCTCGAGAGCGCCATGGATCGGATGAGCGAGGAGCTCGCGCCCCTGGAGTCCTTCATCCTCCCGGCGGGAGGCGAGGTCGCCGCCCGCCTCCACCTCGCCCGCACCATCTGCCGGCGGGCCGAGCGCCGGAGCATCGGGCTGCTCGAGGAGGGCCTGCGCCCCGAGCTGATCCAGTACCTCAACCGCCTCTCCGACTACCTCTTCGTGGCGGCGCGGCACGCCAGCCGCATCCTCGGCCAACCCGAGACCCTCTGGACGCCGGGCGGCTAG
- the trmB gene encoding tRNA (guanosine(46)-N7)-methyltransferase TrmB has protein sequence MSAPHNPRRESALVLEDRIAWPELFGREAPLELEIGCGYGYFLMERARALPGTDFVGLEIKNKLGLALQRKADRAGLTNLRAYVGDARIIVPTLFAPGSLRAVHIQFPDPWWKKRHHKRRLVDAMMVDLLHLALEESGRVYLRTDILDYGRAMVESFEDGSGRFENLHGEGRFALDDGLGIPSNRERRYLASGTPVYRLVYQRKPA, from the coding sequence GTGAGCGCCCCCCACAACCCCCGCCGGGAGTCGGCCCTGGTCCTCGAGGACCGGATCGCCTGGCCCGAGCTCTTCGGCCGGGAGGCCCCCCTCGAGCTCGAGATCGGCTGTGGCTACGGCTACTTCCTGATGGAGCGGGCCCGGGCCCTGCCCGGGACCGACTTCGTCGGGCTGGAGATCAAGAACAAGCTGGGCCTGGCGCTCCAGCGCAAGGCGGATCGGGCCGGGCTGACGAACCTGCGGGCCTACGTGGGGGACGCCCGGATCATCGTCCCCACCCTCTTCGCCCCGGGCAGCCTGCGGGCGGTCCACATCCAGTTCCCCGACCCCTGGTGGAAGAAGCGGCACCACAAGCGGCGGCTGGTGGACGCGATGATGGTGGACCTCCTCCACCTCGCCCTCGAGGAGAGCGGCCGGGTCTACCTGCGCACGGACATCCTCGACTACGGACGGGCCATGGTGGAGAGCTTCGAGGACGGCAGCGGCCGCTTCGAGAACCTCCACGGGGAGGGCCGCTTCGCCCTCGACGACGGGCTGGGCATCCCCTCGAACCGGGAGCGGCGCTACCTGGCCTCGGGGACCCCCGTCTACCGCCTGGTCTACCAGCGGAAGCCGGCCTGA
- a CDS encoding serine/threonine protein kinase: protein MKKPVPFGKYLLIDRVNVGGMAEVYKAKATGVEGFERLLAIKRILPNIAEDDEFITMFIDEAKISVQLQHANIAQIYDLGKIADSYFIAMEYISGKDVKAIFDRMRRRGEILPIPMTCYIVGRLCEGLDYAHRKKDAAGRDLNIVHRDISPQNVLVSFEGEVKVIDFGIAKAANKASRTQAGILKGKFGYMSPEQVRGLPLDRRSDVFAVGVCLYEMLTGERLFVGESDFSTLEKVRNVDVVPPSTYNRRIDDKLEGIVMKALAKDVDDRYQWCNDLQDALQRFLITSDSIFSRQDLSSFMKSAFAEDLEREKVRNQAALSASLGQDVDVDIDLEEDEPAAPAAAADRTEVFNPGAGPGAAGGTDPGYGPPGVAPGTSPVTQPGVAPGTHPGAYPPAAAGPPGAYPGYGAPAATPGYPPGAPGTQPGYPHPSGDGTQPGVSPAPHPADPYHGSTQPRAPMPMPAMPPAPVPGSQPLGADSIGGVPRLPDPGPPSGVSPALRPIAVPEELRTVAEGRRPIEEKRGGKPPKMERQTRKSGAGRAILLAMAFVVVLGAGGGVAWWMTQNAASAQTGSLIIRGTPRRAAVFLNDQPTGTIPFIDSRRAVGVYNIRVEHDGYEPFATTTTVGAGQTATVDVTLQKAGGGVSTVLVVPVPLDAQVILDGNLVKDGGNAPWRSTEIEADKAHTVVVRKLGYREQTYEWTPVAGAEKTITAQLMPASGTLVILSEPGDAEVTVDGEDRGTTPVTLEEIDTSRSLQVEVEKEGCYEPWSQTVTFGPTDSEKTVTATLLEKENCGKTAPRKTPRDRGRRSGRSGSSGSGARTTDTQPAGKGLLRLNAKPTWANVTIDGRSTGRRTPLINYELPAGKHTIVLEAADGRRKTVTVNIVADQVTTEIVNLQ, encoded by the coding sequence GTGAAGAAACCAGTCCCCTTCGGAAAGTACCTCCTGATCGACCGCGTCAACGTCGGCGGTATGGCGGAGGTGTACAAAGCGAAGGCCACGGGCGTGGAGGGTTTCGAGCGACTCCTGGCCATCAAACGGATCCTGCCGAACATCGCCGAGGATGACGAGTTCATCACGATGTTCATCGACGAGGCGAAGATCAGCGTGCAGCTGCAGCACGCGAACATCGCCCAGATCTACGACCTCGGTAAGATCGCCGACTCGTACTTCATCGCGATGGAGTACATCTCGGGCAAGGACGTCAAGGCGATCTTCGACCGCATGCGTCGCCGGGGGGAGATCCTCCCGATCCCGATGACCTGCTACATCGTCGGCCGCCTCTGCGAGGGCCTCGACTACGCCCACCGCAAGAAGGACGCCGCCGGTCGCGACCTGAACATCGTCCACCGGGACATCTCGCCGCAGAACGTCCTCGTCTCCTTCGAGGGCGAGGTGAAGGTCATCGACTTCGGTATCGCCAAGGCGGCGAACAAGGCCAGCCGCACCCAGGCGGGCATCCTCAAGGGCAAGTTCGGCTACATGTCACCGGAGCAGGTGCGGGGCCTCCCCCTCGACCGCCGCTCCGACGTCTTCGCCGTCGGCGTCTGCCTCTACGAGATGCTCACCGGCGAGCGCCTCTTCGTGGGGGAGAGCGACTTCTCCACCCTGGAGAAGGTCCGCAACGTCGACGTCGTCCCGCCGAGCACCTACAACCGGCGGATCGACGACAAGCTCGAGGGCATCGTGATGAAGGCCCTCGCGAAGGACGTCGACGATCGCTACCAGTGGTGTAACGATCTGCAGGACGCCCTCCAGCGCTTCCTCATCACCTCCGACTCGATCTTCTCGCGGCAGGACCTCTCGTCCTTCATGAAGTCGGCCTTCGCCGAGGATCTCGAGCGCGAGAAGGTCCGCAACCAGGCGGCCCTCTCGGCCTCCCTCGGGCAGGATGTCGATGTCGACATCGACCTCGAGGAGGACGAGCCCGCCGCGCCGGCCGCGGCGGCGGATCGCACCGAGGTCTTCAACCCCGGCGCCGGCCCCGGGGCGGCCGGCGGGACCGATCCGGGCTACGGCCCTCCTGGCGTGGCGCCGGGCACGAGCCCGGTCACCCAGCCCGGCGTCGCCCCCGGGACGCATCCGGGCGCCTACCCGCCGGCGGCCGCCGGACCGCCGGGCGCCTACCCCGGCTATGGGGCCCCCGCCGCGACCCCCGGCTACCCTCCCGGCGCGCCGGGCACCCAGCCGGGCTACCCGCACCCCTCCGGCGATGGCACCCAGCCCGGCGTCTCGCCGGCGCCGCATCCCGCCGATCCCTACCACGGCTCGACCCAGCCCCGGGCACCGATGCCCATGCCGGCGATGCCGCCGGCCCCCGTGCCGGGCTCCCAGCCCCTGGGCGCCGACTCCATCGGTGGCGTGCCCCGGCTGCCGGATCCCGGCCCCCCCTCGGGCGTCTCGCCGGCCCTCCGGCCGATCGCCGTTCCCGAGGAGCTGCGCACTGTGGCCGAGGGGCGCCGCCCCATCGAGGAGAAGCGCGGCGGCAAGCCGCCCAAGATGGAGCGGCAGACCCGCAAGAGCGGCGCCGGCCGCGCCATCCTCCTGGCGATGGCCTTCGTCGTGGTCCTCGGGGCCGGCGGCGGCGTCGCCTGGTGGATGACCCAGAACGCCGCCTCCGCCCAGACCGGCTCCCTGATCATCCGGGGGACCCCCCGGCGCGCCGCGGTCTTCCTCAACGATCAGCCGACCGGGACCATCCCCTTCATCGACTCGCGCCGGGCGGTCGGGGTGTACAACATCCGGGTCGAGCACGACGGCTACGAGCCCTTCGCGACCACCACGACGGTGGGCGCCGGGCAGACCGCCACGGTCGACGTCACCCTGCAGAAGGCCGGTGGTGGGGTCTCCACGGTGCTGGTCGTGCCCGTACCCCTCGACGCGCAGGTCATCCTCGACGGAAACCTCGTCAAGGACGGCGGCAACGCGCCCTGGCGCTCGACCGAGATCGAGGCCGACAAGGCGCACACCGTCGTCGTGCGCAAGCTGGGCTACCGGGAGCAGACCTACGAGTGGACCCCGGTCGCCGGCGCCGAGAAGACCATCACCGCGCAGCTGATGCCGGCCTCGGGCACCCTGGTCATCCTCTCCGAGCCGGGTGACGCCGAGGTCACGGTCGACGGCGAGGATCGGGGCACGACCCCGGTCACCCTCGAGGAGATCGACACCTCCCGCAGCCTGCAGGTCGAGGTGGAGAAGGAGGGCTGCTACGAGCCCTGGAGCCAGACGGTCACCTTCGGCCCCACCGACAGCGAGAAGACGGTCACCGCGACCCTCCTGGAGAAGGAGAACTGCGGCAAGACGGCGCCCCGCAAGACCCCCCGGGATCGGGGCCGGCGCAGCGGCCGCAGCGGCAGCAGTGGCAGCGGCGCTCGCACCACCGACACCCAACCCGCCGGCAAGGGCCTGCTGCGGCTCAACGCCAAGCCCACCTGGGCCAACGTGACCATCGACGGCCGCAGCACCGGCCGCCGCACGCCGCTGATCAACTACGAGCTGCCGGCCGGCAAGCACACCATCGTGCTCGAGGCCGCGGACGGCCGCCGCAAGACGGTGACCGTCAACATCGTGGCGGACCAGGTGACGACCGAGATCGTCAACCTGCAGTAG
- a CDS encoding ABC transporter permease codes for MKPRRWSHLVAMNLRRDRRAFLLSSAGVAVGVAAFVYFVGLGAGISRIVRQEIFPVEATHLEVVPSKVALGSLLGGGKLDEAALGRLEVLPGVARLYRKMELLPPAVSRYDGDFFGHRLRMGLEIIGQGVERDYLAGDLPAGQAFQPDAEGVVPVVISRRLLEVYNHGFATSRGLPKLDPAMVTGLRFPLTLGRSYVASGARRGPSTDLTLELVGVSDRALLGGVTLPLETVRELNRRWGGEEAAGEYQAVVLELDQVERAAQIKAKVERMGLAIKDDQHRLAEQVGGAIWLTTGALSFLSFLILGLAAVAIARAAFAGVVARTREIGVMRAVGARRRDVASVVLGEAAAAGLLGGIMGVALGLGAALGTDVAALSWMPDFPFKPESFFTWPLWLLPGALLAALLFALGGAAPAALRAARLDPTRALGGG; via the coding sequence ATGAAGCCGCGCCGCTGGTCTCACCTGGTCGCGATGAACCTGCGCCGCGACCGCCGCGCCTTCCTCCTCTCGAGCGCCGGGGTGGCGGTGGGGGTCGCCGCCTTCGTCTACTTCGTGGGGCTGGGCGCCGGGATCTCCCGCATCGTCCGTCAGGAGATCTTCCCGGTGGAGGCCACCCACCTCGAGGTGGTGCCCTCGAAGGTGGCCCTCGGCTCCCTCCTCGGCGGCGGCAAGCTCGACGAGGCAGCCCTCGGGCGCCTCGAGGTCCTGCCCGGCGTGGCGCGCCTCTACCGGAAGATGGAGCTGCTCCCCCCGGCCGTCAGCCGCTACGACGGGGACTTCTTCGGCCACCGCCTGCGGATGGGGCTGGAGATCATCGGGCAGGGCGTGGAGCGCGACTACCTGGCCGGGGACCTGCCGGCCGGGCAGGCCTTCCAGCCCGACGCCGAGGGCGTGGTGCCGGTGGTGATCTCGCGGCGCCTCCTCGAGGTCTACAACCACGGCTTCGCCACCTCCCGGGGGCTGCCCAAGCTCGACCCCGCCATGGTCACCGGCCTGCGCTTCCCCCTCACCCTGGGGCGCTCCTACGTCGCCAGCGGCGCGCGGCGGGGTCCCTCCACCGACCTGACCCTCGAGCTGGTCGGCGTCTCGGATCGCGCCCTCCTCGGCGGCGTCACCCTGCCCCTGGAGACCGTGCGCGAGCTCAACCGCCGCTGGGGCGGGGAGGAGGCCGCCGGGGAGTACCAGGCCGTCGTGCTGGAGCTGGATCAGGTGGAGCGGGCCGCCCAGATCAAGGCGAAGGTGGAGCGGATGGGGCTCGCCATCAAGGACGACCAGCACCGCCTGGCCGAGCAGGTCGGCGGCGCGATCTGGCTGACCACCGGCGCGCTCTCCTTCCTCTCCTTCCTGATCCTCGGGCTCGCCGCGGTGGCCATCGCCCGGGCCGCCTTCGCCGGCGTCGTGGCCCGCACCCGGGAGATCGGCGTGATGCGCGCGGTGGGGGCGCGCCGCCGGGACGTCGCGAGCGTCGTGCTCGGTGAGGCCGCCGCTGCGGGCCTCCTCGGGGGGATCATGGGGGTGGCCCTCGGTCTCGGCGCCGCGCTCGGCACCGACGTGGCCGCGCTCTCCTGGATGCCCGACTTCCCCTTCAAGCCCGAGTCCTTCTTCACCTGGCCGCTCTGGCTCCTGCCCGGCGCGCTGCTGGCGGCGCTGCTCTTCGCCCTGGGCGGAGCCGCGCCCGCGGCGCTGCGCGCGGCGCGCCTGGATCCCACCCGCGCCCTGGGAGGTGGTTGA
- a CDS encoding PEGA domain-containing protein — protein sequence MRGALPLLALSATLLLPGTSLAQDEFGDPPAPASRPAKDEKKPPPAVKERPEEKGPLATPREGAPKTVVVVFSADPYSSRIANHLQHIADERVARTAALDPIPVQPTLLESSRPAGFDRIEEAREKVKEGQTAYENLDFEGAVRSLEDALTAYGEGLPALGHDLDEFAGAYARLGATQYFAGDPEAAKEAFKKASLLSPEHKPDPTVFSPDLMEFFDKQREEALSAATGVLTVNSRPGDVEVWVDGRYRGITPTTLEDLQVGDHHVVVRRRGYYPSAEVTTLAPADLTTLETGLRAGPQVSAYESAVRAALKDVGPRELPDSVRAVAAMFGAERVALVGVFTEEDGVKLALTSYDIPSAARNLEEETRIKPWTLPGRQAAVAFFDAHLPGVAAVAAPPPAVTFWQQLPPYTKTWWFWTAAGATLAAVGGGIALAATAQQEPARDNSLVILGLP from the coding sequence ATGCGCGGCGCCCTACCCCTGCTCGCCCTCTCGGCCACCCTCCTGCTGCCCGGCACCTCCCTGGCCCAGGACGAGTTCGGAGATCCGCCGGCCCCCGCCTCGCGCCCGGCGAAGGACGAGAAGAAGCCGCCCCCGGCGGTGAAGGAGCGCCCCGAGGAGAAGGGACCCCTGGCGACCCCGCGGGAGGGCGCCCCCAAGACGGTGGTGGTGGTCTTCTCCGCCGACCCCTACTCCAGCCGGATCGCCAACCACCTTCAGCACATCGCCGACGAGCGGGTCGCCCGCACCGCGGCCCTCGATCCGATCCCGGTGCAGCCCACCCTCCTCGAGAGCTCCCGGCCCGCCGGCTTCGATCGGATCGAGGAGGCGCGGGAGAAGGTGAAGGAGGGGCAGACCGCCTACGAGAACCTCGACTTCGAGGGCGCGGTGCGCTCCCTCGAGGACGCCCTCACCGCCTACGGCGAGGGCCTGCCCGCCCTCGGCCACGACCTCGACGAGTTCGCCGGCGCCTACGCGCGCCTGGGCGCCACCCAGTACTTCGCCGGCGATCCCGAGGCCGCCAAGGAGGCCTTCAAGAAGGCCAGCCTCCTCTCGCCGGAGCACAAGCCCGATCCCACGGTCTTCTCGCCGGACCTGATGGAGTTCTTCGACAAGCAGCGGGAGGAGGCCCTTTCGGCCGCCACCGGCGTGCTGACGGTGAACTCGCGGCCCGGCGACGTGGAGGTCTGGGTCGACGGCCGCTACCGCGGCATCACGCCCACCACCCTCGAGGATCTGCAGGTGGGCGATCACCACGTGGTGGTCCGCCGGCGGGGCTACTACCCCAGCGCCGAGGTCACCACCCTGGCGCCGGCCGATCTCACCACCCTCGAGACCGGCCTGCGGGCCGGCCCCCAGGTCTCGGCCTACGAGTCCGCCGTGCGGGCGGCCCTGAAGGACGTCGGCCCCCGGGAGCTCCCGGACAGCGTGCGCGCGGTGGCGGCCATGTTCGGCGCCGAGCGGGTGGCCCTGGTGGGCGTGTTCACCGAGGAGGACGGAGTCAAGCTGGCCCTCACCTCCTACGACATCCCCTCGGCGGCCCGGAACCTCGAGGAAGAGACCCGGATCAAGCCCTGGACCCTCCCCGGGCGCCAGGCGGCGGTCGCCTTCTTCGACGCCCACCTGCCCGGGGTGGCCGCGGTGGCCGCGCCGCCCCCGGCCGTGACCTTCTGGCAGCAGCTGCCCCCCTACACCAAGACCTGGTGGTTCTGGACCGCGGCCGGCGCGACCCTCGCGGCAGTGGGCGGTGGCATCGCCCTGGCGGCGACGGCCCAGCAGGAGCCGGCCCGGGACAACAGCCTGGTCATTCTGGGCCTTCCCTGA